The genomic stretch catttttggcagttgaaattacaggtccagtttctattttgggaaattttctgatttgcttcaaattcttccatgatgttgattcccatgacatatgagacctattaggacatgaataagctccttcaaaccatttccatccaccaaatccaaagaatcaatcatagttgaccaactttgactttctagggttttggacttgactgtgcacttctgatgaattccaaaccctagttccttgagaccttgacttcaaatgatgtcccaagttgtgtgaactcttgatgattgatcatggtgcccaaattccacaagaatggccaccatccactgctttgactgactgttgactcTCTAGGGTTTCTGCCTGGCTATGCATGAACTGCTGgcctctgagccttcaacccttgacttgaacacttcaaatgaaccccctagtcatgtgaacttgttggacaaaacctagggctttgcttctttgagaaacacctttgcttgattggtaGGCTGATCTCCcgatcagtttgacctaattcttgcttgcttgctcctgaggcaactggggacaatgcaatgctatgcaatgtatcatgatatgctatgacctaatatgaaatggtatgtacaatgataggtgcaaatttgaggtgctacaatggCGTGACGACTGAACTTAGAGCAAATGATTTGAAGCAATTCCATTTGAACAAACTTGTACCACCAAAGCAATGCTAACAAACCATAACAGTCAATGTAAAAATCATCTGAGGTTACTGCTGCACTTCGTATTACTGATGGAGCACTAGTGGTGGTGGATTGTGTTGAGGGAGTTTGTGTACAAACTGAAACTGTGCTGCGACAGGCACTTGGAGAAAGGATCAGGCCTGTTCTTACTGTTAATAAGATGGACAGATGCTTTCTTGAGCTCCAAGTTGATGGAGAGGAGGCATATCAGACCTTTTCAAGGGTTATTGAGAATGCCAATGTCATTATGGCTACCTATGAAGATCCACTTCTTGGTGATGTTCAGGTCTATCCTGAGAAAGGCACAGTTGCCCTCTCTGCTGATCTGCATGGTTGGGCTTTTACTTTGACCAACTTTGCTAAGATGCATGCCTCCAAGTTTGGTGTTGATGAATCCAAAATGATGGAAAGACTTTGGGGTGAAAATTTCTTTGATCCTGCTACTAAGAAATGGACCACCAAGAATACAGTTTCAGCCACTT from Lathyrus oleraceus cultivar Zhongwan6 chromosome 7, CAAS_Psat_ZW6_1.0, whole genome shotgun sequence encodes the following:
- the LOC127104623 gene encoding elongation factor 2, with the translated sequence SSEVTAALRITDGALVVVDCVEGVCVQTETVLRQALGERIRPVLTVNKMDRCFLELQVDGEEAYQTFSRVIENANVIMATYEDPLLGDVQVYPEKGTVALSADLHGWAFTLTNFAKMHASKFGVDESKMMERLWGENFFDPATKKWTTKNTVSATCKRGFVQSCYEPIKQIINT